In Pseudomonas sp. DNDY-54, a genomic segment contains:
- the mazG gene encoding nucleoside triphosphate pyrophosphohydrolase, with amino-acid sequence MYQLNDLLHLMARLRDPQHGCPWDLQQDYASIVPHTLEEAYEVADAIESGDFDHLPGELGDLLFQVVYYSQLAKEEGRFEFDAVVDGITRKLLRRHPHVFPDGDLYGSPELPRLDETAIKQRWEEIKAEERAEKSVAPEQLSLLDDVPNALPALSRAAKLQKRTAQVGFDWPDALPVVDKVREELDEVLEAMSENDAEAIAEEIGDLLFVTVNLARHLKVDPENALRSANRKFERRFRFIEQALRESGRPIENCDLETLDALWGEAKKAERSLSCG; translated from the coding sequence ATGTACCAGCTCAACGACCTTCTGCACCTGATGGCGCGTCTGCGAGACCCGCAGCATGGCTGCCCTTGGGATCTGCAGCAGGACTACGCCAGCATCGTTCCGCATACGCTGGAAGAGGCATACGAGGTGGCGGACGCCATCGAAAGTGGCGATTTCGATCACCTGCCCGGCGAGCTGGGCGACTTGCTGTTTCAGGTCGTCTATTACAGCCAGTTGGCAAAGGAGGAGGGGCGTTTCGAGTTCGATGCGGTAGTCGATGGCATCACTCGCAAGTTGCTGCGCCGGCACCCGCATGTGTTTCCCGACGGTGACCTGTATGGCTCTCCCGAGCTGCCGCGCCTGGACGAGACGGCGATCAAGCAGCGCTGGGAAGAGATCAAGGCCGAGGAACGTGCCGAGAAATCCGTCGCCCCCGAGCAGCTATCGCTCCTTGATGACGTGCCAAACGCGTTGCCCGCCTTGAGCCGCGCCGCCAAGTTGCAGAAGCGTACCGCGCAGGTCGGCTTCGACTGGCCGGATGCTCTTCCGGTGGTCGACAAGGTGCGCGAAGAGCTGGACGAAGTGCTCGAAGCCATGAGCGAGAACGACGCCGAGGCCATCGCCGAGGAGATCGGTGACCTGTTGTTCGTCACGGTAAATCTGGCGCGGCACCTGAAGGTCGATCCGGAGAATGCCTTGCGTTCGGCGAACCGCAAGTTCGAGCGGCGCTTCCGCTTTATCGAGCAAGCCTTGCGGGAAAGCGGCCGGCCCATCGAGAATTGCGACCTGGAAACCCTCGACGCGCTCTGGGGTGAAGCCAAGAAAGCCGAGCGGTCACTTTCCTGCGGTTAA
- the relA gene encoding GTP diphosphokinase produces the protein MVQVRALQPINTDGSINLDGWLDHVLGMDPALDRDALKQACEFAREAEQQANAAQNLWSEGTSSYQTGLEIAEILADLKLDQDSLVAAVIYRAVREGNVQLADVHQQFGPVVAKLIEGVLRMAAISASLTSRESLVLGSQTQVENLRKMLVAMVDDVRVALIKLAERTCAIRAVKNADDDKRHRVAREVFDIYAPLAHRLGIGHIKWELEDLSFRYLEPEQYKQIAQLLHERRLDREQYIQNVVQQLRDELTATGIHPEIDGRAKHIYSIWRKMQKKGLQFSQIYDVRAVRVLVPEVRDCYTALGIVHTLWRHIPKEFDDYIANPKENGYRSLHTAVLGPEGKVLEVQIRTLAMHEEAELGVCAHWRYKGTDVNSSSNHYEEKIAWLRQVLEWHEELGDIGGLADQLRVDIEPDRVYVFTPDGHAIDLPKGATPLDFAYRVHTEIGHNCRGAKINGRIVPLNYSLQTGEQVEIITSKHGSPSRDWLNPNLGYITTSRSRAKIVHWFKLQARDQNVAAGKALLERELGRLDLPPVDFDKLAEKANLKTAEDMFAALGAGDLRLSQLVNHAQQLVEPDSHSADQLELIPRRPTSTKPGKRGDVQIQGVGNLLTQMAGCCQPLPGDPIVGYITLGRGVSIHRQDCASVLQLAGREPERIIQVSWGPIPEKTYPVDIVIRAYDRSGLLRDVSQILLNERINVLAVNTRSNKEDSTAQMTLTIEIPGLDALGRLLSRISQLPNIIEAKRQRTT, from the coding sequence ATGGTCCAGGTCAGAGCGCTTCAGCCGATCAATACCGACGGCAGCATCAACCTCGATGGCTGGCTCGATCATGTGTTGGGGATGGACCCGGCACTCGACCGCGATGCACTCAAGCAGGCATGCGAATTCGCACGAGAAGCCGAGCAGCAGGCCAACGCCGCACAGAACCTTTGGAGTGAAGGCACCTCCAGTTACCAGACGGGGCTGGAGATTGCCGAGATCCTCGCTGACCTCAAGCTCGACCAGGACAGCCTGGTGGCGGCGGTGATCTACCGCGCCGTGCGTGAGGGCAACGTCCAGCTGGCAGATGTTCACCAGCAGTTCGGTCCGGTGGTTGCCAAACTGATCGAAGGCGTGCTGCGCATGGCGGCCATCAGTGCCAGCCTCACCTCTCGCGAGTCGCTGGTGCTGGGCTCCCAGACGCAGGTGGAAAACCTGCGCAAAATGCTGGTGGCGATGGTCGATGACGTTCGCGTGGCCTTGATCAAACTGGCCGAGCGCACCTGCGCGATCCGTGCGGTCAAAAACGCCGACGATGACAAACGCCACCGCGTCGCCCGGGAAGTCTTCGATATCTATGCGCCGCTGGCCCATCGCCTGGGCATCGGACATATCAAGTGGGAACTGGAAGATCTGTCGTTCCGCTATCTCGAGCCCGAGCAGTACAAGCAAATTGCGCAACTGCTGCATGAACGCCGACTGGACCGCGAACAGTACATTCAGAACGTTGTGCAGCAGCTGAGGGATGAGCTGACGGCGACTGGCATCCACCCGGAGATTGACGGCCGCGCGAAGCACATCTATTCAATCTGGCGGAAGATGCAGAAAAAGGGGCTGCAGTTCAGCCAGATCTACGACGTTCGCGCCGTGCGGGTGCTGGTGCCGGAGGTGCGTGACTGCTATACCGCGCTCGGTATCGTGCACACCCTGTGGCGGCACATCCCCAAGGAATTCGACGACTACATCGCCAACCCCAAGGAAAACGGCTACCGCTCGCTGCATACCGCCGTGCTCGGCCCGGAGGGCAAGGTGCTGGAGGTGCAGATTCGCACCCTCGCCATGCACGAGGAAGCCGAACTGGGCGTCTGCGCACATTGGCGCTACAAGGGCACCGACGTCAATTCCAGCTCCAACCATTACGAAGAGAAAATCGCCTGGCTGCGTCAGGTGCTCGAATGGCATGAGGAACTGGGCGACATCGGCGGGCTGGCCGATCAGCTGCGCGTGGACATCGAGCCCGACCGTGTCTACGTGTTCACGCCGGACGGCCATGCCATCGATCTGCCCAAGGGCGCCACGCCACTGGACTTCGCCTACCGCGTGCACACCGAGATCGGTCATAACTGCCGTGGTGCCAAGATTAATGGGCGCATCGTACCGCTCAACTACAGCCTGCAGACCGGCGAGCAGGTCGAGATCATCACCAGCAAGCACGGCTCGCCGAGCCGCGACTGGCTGAACCCGAACCTCGGCTATATCACCACCTCGCGCTCGCGGGCGAAGATCGTCCACTGGTTCAAATTGCAGGCCCGCGACCAGAACGTGGCGGCCGGCAAGGCGTTGCTGGAACGTGAACTGGGCCGTCTCGATCTGCCGCCGGTGGATTTCGACAAGCTGGCGGAAAAAGCCAACCTGAAAACCGCCGAGGATATGTTCGCTGCGCTCGGTGCGGGCGATTTGCGGCTCTCCCAGCTCGTCAACCATGCGCAGCAGCTCGTCGAGCCAGACAGCCATTCGGCTGATCAGCTCGAGCTGATTCCACGACGCCCCACCAGTACCAAGCCGGGCAAGCGTGGCGATGTGCAGATTCAGGGCGTTGGCAACTTGCTGACGCAAATGGCGGGCTGCTGCCAGCCACTGCCGGGCGACCCGATCGTCGGCTACATCACCTTGGGTCGCGGCGTCAGCATCCATCGCCAGGATTGCGCGTCTGTGCTGCAACTGGCCGGGCGTGAGCCCGAGCGGATCATTCAGGTCAGTTGGGGGCCGATTCCGGAGAAAACCTACCCGGTCGATATCGTCATTCGCGCCTACGACCGTTCCGGCCTGCTGCGTGACGTGTCGCAAATCCTGCTCAATGAGCGAATCAACGTGCTTGCCGTCAACACTCGCTCGAACAAGGAAGACAGCACGGCGCAAATGACGCTGACCATCGAGATCCCGGGGCTGGATGCGCTGGGAAGGTTGCTCAGTCGGATTTCGCAGTTGCCCAATATTATCGAGGCGAAGCGCCAACGCACCACCTGA
- the rlmD gene encoding 23S rRNA (uracil(1939)-C(5))-methyltransferase RlmD: MAKRSGGLRFQPSGGEKKPQIPTGKKQRLRIERLANDGRGIAFFEGRTWFVDGALPGEEVEARVTGARSQVVEARNERVLTASPQRRSEPCPHARVCGGCSLQHVPAADQLALKQRSLAEQLSRQAGVEPAHWSAPLSGPEFGYRRRARLAVRWDHKARRLDVGFRAGASQDIVSIRECLVLVQPLQTLLPELLAVLHALDRPQAIGHVELFSGTAIAVLVRHTVALADADLQRLSAFAQAQGVQLWLQGEGGPQPLDPAYSLGYRLPAWALELAWQPGDFVQVNAPVNEAMVAQALDWLAPEPGERVLDLFCGLGNFTLPLARNGAQVVAVEGVAEMVERARTNAARNGLLNAHFYQADLSKPLAEAQWAEGGFQAVLLDPPRDGALEIVRQMTTLGARRVVYVSCNPATLARDAAELIGQGYQLKRAGVLDMFPQTAHVEAMALFERPM; encoded by the coding sequence ATGGCCAAACGCAGCGGCGGCTTGCGCTTTCAGCCCAGCGGCGGTGAGAAGAAGCCGCAGATTCCAACCGGAAAGAAGCAGCGCCTGCGTATCGAGCGGCTGGCCAACGACGGCCGTGGCATCGCATTTTTCGAGGGCCGCACCTGGTTCGTCGATGGCGCGCTGCCGGGCGAAGAGGTTGAAGCACGTGTGACGGGCGCGCGCAGTCAGGTGGTCGAGGCGCGCAACGAACGTGTGCTGACCGCCAGCCCGCAGCGTCGCAGCGAGCCTTGCCCGCATGCGCGGGTCTGCGGTGGCTGTAGCCTGCAGCATGTGCCCGCCGCTGATCAGTTGGCGCTTAAACAGCGCAGCCTTGCCGAACAGCTGTCGCGTCAGGCGGGTGTCGAGCCAGCGCACTGGTCAGCGCCGCTGAGCGGCCCGGAGTTCGGCTATCGCCGCCGCGCTCGGTTGGCGGTGCGCTGGGATCATAAGGCGCGGCGGCTGGACGTGGGTTTCCGCGCCGGCGCCAGCCAGGACATCGTTTCCATCCGTGAATGCCTGGTGCTGGTACAGCCCTTGCAAACGCTGTTGCCAGAGTTGTTGGCTGTGTTGCATGCATTGGACAGGCCGCAGGCGATCGGGCATGTGGAACTGTTCAGCGGTACGGCGATAGCGGTGCTCGTGCGCCATACGGTCGCGCTGGCTGATGCGGACCTGCAGCGGCTGTCGGCTTTCGCACAGGCACAGGGCGTGCAGCTCTGGTTGCAGGGCGAGGGTGGTCCGCAGCCGCTGGACCCGGCGTACAGCCTGGGATATCGACTGCCGGCGTGGGCGCTGGAGTTGGCCTGGCAGCCTGGGGATTTTGTGCAGGTGAATGCCCCGGTAAACGAGGCGATGGTCGCTCAGGCGCTGGACTGGCTGGCGCCTGAGCCGGGCGAGCGGGTGCTGGACCTCTTTTGCGGGTTGGGCAACTTCACCCTGCCATTGGCACGTAATGGTGCGCAGGTGGTCGCGGTGGAAGGCGTGGCGGAGATGGTCGAGCGGGCCCGCACCAATGCGGCGCGCAACGGTCTGCTCAATGCGCACTTTTATCAGGCGGACCTGTCGAAGCCGCTGGCCGAGGCACAGTGGGCCGAAGGGGGCTTTCAGGCGGTTTTGCTCGATCCTCCTCGCGATGGTGCGTTGGAAATAGTGCGGCAGATGACGACTTTAGGCGCAAGGCGCGTGGTCTATGTTTCATGCAATCCTGCCACGCTGGCGCGGGATGCAGCCGAGCTGATCGGACAGGGCTATCAGCTCAAGCGGGCCGGGGTTCTGGATATGTTTCCACAAACCGCGCACGTCGAAGCGATGGCGTTGTTCGAGCGGCCGATGTAG
- the cysM gene encoding cysteine synthase CysM, whose translation MTIQYPTIADCVGNTPLVRLQRLPGETSNTLLVKLEGNNPAGSVKDRPALSMIARAEARGDIKPGDTLIEATSGNTGIALAMAAAIKGYKFILIMPDNSSAERKAAMTAYGAELVLVSKEEGMEGARDLAVKMAAEGRGKVLDQFANGDNPEAHYNSTGPELWQQTNGSITHFVSSMGTTGTIMGVSRYLKEKNLAIQIVGLQPMEGASIPGIRRWPQEYLPKIYQSERVDRIVDMAQDEAEHVMRRLAREEGIFCGVSSGGAVAAALRLSLEVENAVIVAIICDRGDRYLSTGVYDQA comes from the coding sequence ATGACAATTCAGTACCCGACCATTGCCGACTGCGTTGGCAATACGCCTCTGGTTCGCCTGCAGCGTCTGCCCGGCGAAACCAGCAATACCCTCCTGGTCAAACTCGAAGGCAACAACCCGGCGGGGTCCGTCAAGGATCGGCCTGCGTTGTCGATGATCGCCCGTGCCGAAGCGCGCGGCGATATCAAACCCGGCGATACGCTGATCGAAGCCACCTCGGGCAACACCGGCATCGCCCTGGCGATGGCGGCGGCAATCAAGGGCTATAAGTTCATTCTGATCATGCCGGACAACTCCAGCGCCGAGCGCAAGGCGGCGATGACCGCCTATGGTGCCGAACTGGTGTTGGTGAGCAAGGAAGAAGGCATGGAGGGTGCCCGCGACCTGGCGGTGAAGATGGCCGCAGAAGGCCGGGGCAAGGTGCTCGATCAGTTCGCTAATGGCGACAACCCCGAAGCGCATTACAACAGCACGGGGCCGGAGCTTTGGCAGCAGACCAACGGCAGCATCACCCACTTCGTCAGTTCCATGGGCACCACGGGCACCATCATGGGTGTATCGCGCTACCTGAAGGAGAAGAACCTGGCGATTCAGATTGTTGGTCTGCAGCCGATGGAAGGTGCGTCAATCCCTGGCATCCGTCGGTGGCCGCAGGAATACCTGCCGAAAATCTACCAGTCCGAGCGCGTCGATCGCATCGTCGATATGGCTCAGGACGAGGCCGAGCACGTGATGCGCCGCCTGGCCCGCGAAGAGGGCATCTTCTGCGGTGTGTCGTCCGGGGGCGCCGTGGCAGCAGCGCTGCGGCTGTCGCTGGAAGTTGAGAATGCGGTGATCGTCGCGATCATCTGCGACCGGGGCGATCGCTATTTGTCGACGGGCGTCTATGACCAGGCCTGA
- the ggt gene encoding gamma-glutamyltransferase has protein sequence MPLGPAALIVSALLASLSACTSQDISSPTPPAPEASSGYTAKPGWATERFAVAAANPLATEAGYRILKAGGSAMDAAVAVQMVLTLVEPQSSGLGGGAFLLHWDGEQVTALDGRETAPAAANEALFLKADGSPMDFQEAVVGGRSVGVPGTVRMLEHAHQQHGKLPWRELLQPAIQLADEGFDISPRLHSLLLSDPALRENPPAAAFYYQPDGSPWPVGHRLRNPALAALLKDIAARGSDAFYTGANARALVVQVNTHPSNPGRITLSDLEGYQPRQRDAICTLWQKRYQVCGFPPPSSGHITQMQILGMLEKLPPFQPLDQGVPSADFLHRYTEASRLAYADRAKYLADPDFVPVPGRTWNSMLAPAYLKQRAALIGPRSMGTAEPGEPGEMPIAFASQTEQPEYGTSHISIVDAEGNALAMTTTIEQAFGSRLLNDGGTGLAGGYLLNNELTDFAFEPYDAMGQPVANRVEPNKRPRSSMSPTLVFDAAGDRFLASVGSPGGAAIIHFAAKTLLGMYDWGLDAQRAIDLPNFGSFNGPTVLEAGRFPASTVQSLKDRGHVINETEMTSGLQAIQRTDSGWFGGADPRREGVVMGD, from the coding sequence ATGCCTCTCGGTCCCGCTGCACTGATCGTCTCCGCGTTACTCGCCAGCCTTAGCGCCTGTACCAGCCAGGATATATCCAGCCCGACACCACCCGCTCCGGAGGCTTCCAGCGGCTATACGGCCAAACCCGGTTGGGCCACGGAGCGTTTCGCCGTGGCCGCCGCCAACCCGTTGGCGACCGAGGCGGGTTACAGAATCCTCAAGGCCGGTGGCAGTGCGATGGATGCGGCCGTGGCGGTACAGATGGTGTTGACGCTGGTTGAGCCGCAGTCCAGTGGCCTGGGCGGTGGGGCCTTTCTGCTGCATTGGGATGGCGAGCAGGTGACCGCGCTGGACGGGCGTGAGACCGCGCCCGCCGCGGCTAACGAAGCGCTCTTCCTGAAAGCCGACGGAAGCCCCATGGATTTCCAGGAAGCCGTGGTTGGTGGCCGTTCGGTGGGCGTGCCGGGCACCGTGAGGATGCTCGAACACGCGCATCAGCAGCATGGCAAGCTGCCCTGGCGAGAACTTTTGCAACCGGCCATCCAGCTCGCTGACGAGGGTTTCGACATCAGCCCGCGCTTGCACAGCCTGCTGCTGAGCGACCCGGCGCTGCGCGAGAACCCGCCGGCGGCTGCATTTTATTACCAGCCGGACGGATCGCCCTGGCCGGTGGGCCATCGGTTGCGCAATCCCGCCCTCGCCGCCCTGCTGAAAGACATCGCCGCGCGCGGCAGTGACGCGTTCTACACGGGCGCCAATGCCCGGGCGCTGGTTGTGCAAGTGAACACGCACCCGAGCAATCCTGGCCGCATCACCCTGAGTGATCTGGAGGGTTACCAACCGCGCCAGCGCGACGCCATCTGCACGCTTTGGCAGAAGCGCTATCAGGTCTGCGGGTTCCCGCCGCCCTCGTCCGGCCACATCACCCAGATGCAGATTCTCGGAATGCTGGAGAAGTTGCCTCCCTTCCAGCCGCTCGATCAGGGCGTGCCGTCCGCCGATTTCCTGCACCGCTACACCGAGGCCTCTCGCCTGGCCTACGCCGATCGCGCCAAATACCTGGCCGATCCTGATTTCGTTCCGGTACCGGGTCGCACCTGGAACAGCATGCTCGCACCGGCCTACCTCAAGCAGCGCGCTGCATTGATCGGTCCGCGCAGCATGGGCACCGCCGAGCCAGGCGAGCCCGGAGAAATGCCCATTGCATTCGCTTCCCAGACCGAGCAGCCGGAATACGGCACCAGCCACATCAGCATCGTGGACGCCGAAGGCAACGCATTGGCGATGACGACGACCATCGAACAGGCGTTCGGCTCACGCCTGCTCAACGATGGCGGCACCGGGCTGGCGGGTGGTTATCTGCTGAACAACGAACTCACCGATTTCGCCTTCGAACCCTACGACGCCATGGGTCAGCCGGTGGCAAACCGGGTCGAGCCGAACAAGCGCCCACGCTCGAGCATGAGCCCGACCTTGGTATTCGACGCTGCGGGGGATCGCTTTCTGGCCAGTGTTGGCTCCCCAGGTGGCGCGGCGATTATCCATTTCGCCGCGAAAACGCTGCTGGGAATGTATGACTGGGGTCTGGATGCCCAGCGTGCAATCGACCTGCCGAACTTCGGCAGCTTCAACGGCCCGACCGTGCTCGAAGCCGGGCGCTTCCCCGCGAGCACGGTGCAGTCGTTGAAGGACCGCGGTCACGTTATTAATGAAACGGAGATGACCAGCGGCTTGCAGGCCATCCAGCGCACGGACAGTGGCTGGTTCGGCGGGGCCGATCCGCGTCGGGAAGGTGTGGTCATGGGCGACTGA
- a CDS encoding response regulator, which translates to MLRDLGIKSRVLVLILLPSTVLAVALGVYFTWMQLSEMRHQLDERGQLIAEQLAPLAAPAMAQGYGKRLQRILNQVLDQPDVRAVSILDTERNVQAHAGPNMITPSPPTDPEALTQVSSVDTTRILLPVLGKHLNLAADNPEDDLRQIGWLELELSHQGTLLRGYRSLFTSLLLIGAGLIITALLALRMSTAISKPLHKVKVAVAQLKDGYLETRLPALGSHEMDELAAGINRMAEALLSAREELQQSIDQATEDVQQNLETIEIQNIELDLARKEALEASRIKSEFLANMSHEIRTPLNGILGFTHLLQKSDLSPRQQDYLSTIEKSADSLLGIINEILDFSKIEAGKLVLDSIPFNLRDLIEDTLTILGPAAHSKHLELVSLVYRDTPLSLVGDPLRLKQVLTNLVSNAIKFTNEGTVVVRAMVEDERSDRAQLRISVQDTGIGLTDQDLRSLFQAFSQADNSLSRQPGGTGLGLVISKRLIEQMGGEIGVDSIPEEGSEFWISLSLPKARDDIEDLPRAGLVGRRVGVLEQHPLARQALQHQLESCGLEVLPFESLDLLHDAVAAAHSSETQIDIAVLGVSQREIAPQQLCQRLWDFEALGCKCIVLCPTSEQAQYHDALPESHTHAQLQSKPACTRKLQRVLLDLLRPPQALVESLALPETRPPRVLCVDDNPANLLLLETLLTDMGGEVEAVSSGQEALEAVKRRSFDLVFMDVQMPGMDGRQTTEAIRLWEADSGQPPLPVIALTAHALSNEKRSLLQSGLDDYLTKPISERQLAQVILKWTGLPLARSFLAAPAEPLLPDTLLKVLDSEEGLRLAAGKADLAADMMSMLLASLEDDRRAIREARLVNDRQALIDRIHRLHGATRYCGVPQLRAACERSETLLKQNHPSAVQAMDELDSAIERLEHEARVV; encoded by the coding sequence GTGCTGAGAGACCTAGGAATAAAGAGTCGCGTGCTGGTGTTGATATTGCTGCCCAGCACAGTGCTAGCCGTGGCGCTTGGCGTCTACTTCACGTGGATGCAGTTGTCGGAAATGCGTCATCAGCTCGACGAGCGCGGGCAACTGATTGCCGAGCAATTGGCGCCCCTGGCAGCGCCGGCCATGGCGCAGGGGTACGGCAAGCGTCTACAGCGGATCCTTAACCAGGTGCTGGACCAGCCGGATGTGCGTGCCGTGTCCATCCTCGACACCGAGCGCAACGTGCAGGCCCATGCGGGGCCGAACATGATCACTCCCTCGCCGCCCACCGACCCGGAGGCGCTGACCCAGGTCAGTAGCGTCGACACCACGCGCATCCTCTTGCCGGTCCTGGGCAAACACCTGAACCTCGCCGCAGACAACCCGGAAGACGACCTTCGCCAGATTGGCTGGCTGGAGCTCGAGCTGTCGCACCAGGGCACGTTGCTGCGCGGGTATCGCAGCCTGTTTACCAGCCTGCTGCTGATCGGCGCGGGGCTGATCATCACCGCGCTGCTGGCGCTGCGGATGAGCACCGCCATCAGCAAGCCGTTGCACAAGGTCAAGGTGGCGGTCGCGCAGCTCAAGGACGGTTATCTAGAAACCCGTCTGCCGGCGCTTGGCAGTCACGAAATGGACGAGCTGGCGGCCGGTATCAACCGCATGGCGGAGGCGTTGCTCAGTGCGCGCGAGGAGCTGCAGCAGAGTATCGACCAGGCCACCGAGGACGTGCAGCAGAACCTCGAGACCATCGAGATCCAGAACATCGAACTGGACCTGGCACGCAAGGAAGCGCTGGAAGCCAGCCGGATCAAATCCGAATTCCTCGCGAACATGAGCCATGAGATCCGTACGCCGCTCAACGGCATCCTTGGCTTCACTCATCTGCTGCAGAAAAGCGACCTCTCACCGCGCCAGCAAGACTATCTGTCGACCATCGAAAAGTCCGCCGACAGCCTGCTCGGGATCATCAACGAGATCCTCGACTTCTCCAAAATCGAGGCCGGCAAGCTGGTGCTCGACAGCATCCCCTTCAACCTGCGCGACCTTATCGAGGACACCCTGACGATTCTCGGCCCGGCGGCGCACTCCAAGCATCTGGAGCTGGTCAGCCTGGTTTACCGCGATACGCCGCTGTCGCTGGTTGGTGATCCGCTGCGGCTCAAGCAAGTGCTGACCAACCTGGTCAGCAACGCCATCAAATTCACCAATGAAGGCACGGTGGTCGTCCGCGCCATGGTCGAGGATGAACGTTCCGATCGGGCGCAATTGCGCATCAGCGTGCAAGACACCGGAATTGGCCTGACCGATCAGGATCTGCGCTCGCTGTTTCAGGCGTTCAGCCAGGCGGACAATTCGTTGTCGCGCCAGCCAGGCGGCACGGGGCTTGGGTTGGTAATTTCCAAGCGCCTGATCGAGCAGATGGGCGGTGAAATCGGGGTCGACAGCATTCCTGAAGAAGGCTCCGAGTTCTGGATCAGCCTGAGCTTGCCGAAAGCGCGTGACGACATCGAAGACCTGCCTCGTGCGGGGCTCGTGGGCCGCCGGGTCGGCGTGCTCGAGCAGCACCCGCTGGCGCGCCAGGCGTTGCAACATCAACTGGAAAGTTGCGGGCTGGAGGTGCTGCCATTCGAAAGCCTGGACCTGCTGCACGACGCGGTTGCCGCAGCGCATAGCAGCGAGACTCAGATAGATATCGCCGTGCTTGGCGTCAGCCAGCGCGAGATTGCCCCCCAGCAACTCTGCCAGCGCCTATGGGATTTCGAAGCGTTGGGCTGCAAATGCATCGTGCTGTGCCCAACCAGCGAACAGGCGCAGTACCACGATGCGCTGCCCGAATCACATACGCATGCCCAGCTGCAAAGCAAACCGGCTTGCACCCGCAAGCTGCAGCGGGTCCTTCTCGATCTGCTGCGCCCGCCACAGGCGCTGGTTGAAAGCCTCGCGCTGCCTGAAACCCGGCCACCCCGCGTCCTCTGTGTGGACGACAATCCGGCCAACCTGTTGCTGTTGGAAACCCTGTTGACTGACATGGGCGGCGAAGTCGAGGCGGTGAGCAGTGGGCAGGAAGCGCTGGAGGCGGTGAAGCGCAGATCCTTCGATCTGGTGTTCATGGACGTGCAGATGCCCGGGATGGATGGGCGCCAAACCACCGAGGCAATACGTCTCTGGGAAGCCGATTCTGGCCAGCCGCCATTGCCCGTCATCGCGCTCACCGCGCATGCGCTGTCCAACGAAAAACGCTCACTGCTGCAGAGTGGCCTGGACGATTACCTGACCAAGCCAATCAGCGAGCGGCAATTGGCTCAGGTGATCCTGAAATGGACCGGCTTGCCGCTGGCACGCAGCTTCCTTGCGGCACCTGCCGAGCCGCTGCTACCGGACACCCTCCTGAAAGTGTTGGATTCCGAAGAAGGCTTGCGTCTGGCGGCCGGAAAAGCCGATCTGGCTGCAGACATGATGAGCATGTTGTTGGCCTCGCTGGAGGATGACCGCCGCGCCATTCGTGAGGCACGCCTGGTGAATGACCGGCAGGCCCTGATTGACCGCATCCATCGCCTGCACGGGGCGACCCGTTACTGCGGCGTTCCGCAGTTGCGCGCCGCCTGCGAGCGTAGCGAGACGTTGCTGAAGCAGAACCATCCGAGCGCTGTTCAGGCGATGGATGAGCTCGACAGCGCAATCGAGCGTCTCGAGCACGAGGCGCGCGTCGTCTAG
- a CDS encoding trimeric intracellular cation channel family protein: protein MTLLHIIYLVAITAEAMSGAIMGMRRGMDLFGICLLGTVTALGGGTARDVLLGHHPIGWIAHPEYLGFTVGAAIVTAMVARHMHHLRQVFLLVDGLGLVAFTVIGCGVAMEMGVHLSIVVLAGVITGVFGGLMRDILCNEVPLVLRRELYATVALFTGVLYVGLLWLGISNSIASLATLCAGFLFRVLAMIFEWKLPDFQGRDIRGLD from the coding sequence GTGACGCTGCTGCACATCATCTATCTGGTCGCCATCACAGCCGAAGCCATGTCGGGAGCCATCATGGGGATGCGGCGCGGCATGGATCTGTTCGGCATTTGCCTGCTGGGGACCGTTACCGCATTGGGCGGCGGCACCGCGCGGGACGTGCTGCTCGGGCATCACCCGATCGGCTGGATTGCTCACCCCGAATACCTAGGCTTTACCGTCGGCGCAGCCATCGTGACCGCCATGGTGGCGCGGCACATGCACCATCTGCGGCAGGTGTTCCTGCTGGTCGACGGTCTGGGGCTGGTGGCCTTCACGGTGATTGGTTGTGGCGTGGCAATGGAAATGGGCGTGCACCTTTCCATCGTCGTGCTGGCCGGCGTGATCACGGGCGTCTTCGGCGGGCTGATGCGCGACATCCTCTGCAACGAGGTTCCGCTGGTGCTGCGGCGCGAGCTGTATGCCACCGTGGCGCTGTTCACCGGTGTGCTGTACGTCGGCCTGCTGTGGCTGGGCATCAGCAACTCGATCGCCTCGCTCGCCACGCTCTGTGCGGGTTTCCTGTTCCGGGTGCTGGCGATGATCTTTGAGTGGAAGCTGCCCGATTTCCAGGGGCGTGATATCCGCGGTCTGGACTGA